The window GGTGTTGCCAGCCTGATCCCGGAAGATCCGTCAACAAAGCTCGGCCGCAATACCACTTTCGCGCTCTACCTGATGCCAGCATGCTGGGGAAAGGGGCTGGGAAAGGCGACGATGCGATTCCTTGAGGCGGAGGCTATGAAGCGAGGGCTTCACCGGCTCGAATGCACGGTTGCTGCCGATAACCGCAGGGCGTTCCGGTTGTATGAGGGGCTCGGGTTTGTACGAGAAGGGGTCAAGCGGAAGGCCTTTTTCAATGGTTCGCAGTACGAGGATCTCGTTGTGATGGGGAAGCTGCTGGATTAGGACGATTCATTAGTGATCCAACTTCTCTTGGCAAAGGGGGGTGGTACCCTGTCCAAAATGTGAGGGGGGGATACCCCCCCTCTCCAAAACCCGAGGGGGGGACCCCCTCCCCCCCTGTCGTACGAAAGACAGGGTACCACCCCCCCTTTGCTACACGTACCCGGCCACGGTTTCCGATGGAGTCACGACGCAGAGCCCTTCGTACTGACCGGAACCCGGAGGGGGGTACCCCCCACTCAAAAGTACGAGAGGGGGATACCGACCCCCCTGTCAAAAAAATGAGTGGGGGTATACCCACCCCCTCTCCAAAAAGTGAGGGGGGACCCCCTCCCCCCTTGTCTTACGCAAGACAGGGTACCTCCTCCCCTCCGGGCGCACGTACCCTGCCACCGCTTCGCATAGAGTCACGTCGGAGATGGTCTTTTACTATTGGTCGTCCGGAAGGGGGTATACCCCCTCTCTTCCGTACGAGTGGGGGGGACCCCCTCCCCCTCTCCAAAATAAGAGGGGGGGATACCTGCGTACCCTACCCCCCCTCCAATAAAAGACAGGGTACCCCCTCTCTTGCGCGGGACAGGGTACCTCCCCCCCAAATGAAAAAGAAGAAGCGAAAGCGATCCCGTTATTTCAACGGTTCCTTGCCGGCAACTGCATCCGCAACCTGTGCCATCGTGACCGGCAGGGTTTTTGTAAACGGGATCGACCAGCCGAACAGGAGGGCGTCGATGGTTGCCGTTCCCTTGATGGTCACCTGTACACTGCCCCTGGTGACAAAGGTCGCAAGTGCCGCGAGAATGGCGGCGTTCCGGGAGGTGACCGGGATGCGGAGTACGGTACTGCCCCGGGCAGGGATCTGTATCCGCCCGGTATTGCCAGAAGCGATCTCCTGGTCGCGGTTGCCGGAACTGCACATGACCGTAAACGGCAGTTGTCGCAGGGTGATGCCGATGAGGTTAGGGTTCTCCACCCGGATCATCACATCAAGATCAAGCGCCGAGAGCGAGATTTTCCGGACCCTGACATCCTCCAAGGTAACAACCGGGTCGTGCATGACTGGCATTGTAAGAACGTACGATAGTCCTGCCTATAAGCATGTCCGTTATGGCCGGGCTATCTCCTCGCATGAAGTTCCTGTTCCATTGCCGCAAGGCATTCGGTCGCCTGCTCTTCGGTTATACCCGGGGTATCCCTGATACGGTTGAACCGCTCGCACATCAGCTCCGGGCATTTCCCGCAGTGTGGCAGTTTCCGTTCCGTGGTGCAGCAGGCATAGATCTGGCACTGGTCGATACCTACGTATGCAGTCCAGAACGGTTTTCCCTTCGTTGCTTCGCATCCGGGGCACTCCTTCTTGTGGTGGTCACAACCGCTGCATGAGTAGCCGCAGACGGTTTGAATTTTTTTCATTGCCATACGAAAAGATTAGAAAATGGGATAATAAAAGGGTGGTCTGCGCTGTGAAAGTTACCATTGTGCGGAGCTTTGCCATCTTTATGGATCTGTCCGCGATTAACTCTGTTTTCCCTTATCCTTTCCTAAAACCGCGTCAATGATCTCGTGTTCCGTAACATCCACGGTCTTTGAAAACGGCAGGGTCCAACCGGCAATAATGTGATCGATAACCGCGTTTCCTTTGATCTCCAGTTGGACACCGCCTTTTTCAATAAGTGACGTAAGTGCTTCGATGAGTACAAGGTTGTATGTCGTAACCGGAACATTGATCTCACTGCTGCTATAAGCATCAATCTCCACCCTGCCGGTGTTACCCGAAGCAATCTCTACCGGATGTCCCCCGGCCCGGAAAAAAACAATGAAAGGTAACTCACGGAGAGTTGCGGTGATGGAATTGGGGTTTTGCACCCGGAGTTTCACTTCGAGATCAAGAGATGCGATGTGGAAGGCGAGGATCTTCACCCCTTCGAGCGTGACAACGGGTTCATGCAGGTCAGGCATAGTTCAACGATTGGACAGCGAGAGAGATAATGGCAGCGTCCTTGTCATTCGGAAATCCATTCCGATTTTCCTTTCGTTTTGTTGCACCCGGGGCATTTTTGTGTGTGATGACGTCACAGGTATATCTGCTGACCAAAAAGCATTCAATACACCATTGCCAACCTTTGGAGAATCATGGCTTTGAGTGAATTTTTTTACCAGATCTTCGAGTCCCTCCCCCGCCAGGGGCCCGGCTGCCCGGGTGCGACAAGGAAAGCGTTTTCCTATCTTCCCCCACTCCCAAAGGATGCGAATATCCTCGATATCGGATGTGGTTCAGGAACCCAGACCCGGGGCCTGGCAGCACTCACCAGCGGCACCATCACCGCGGTTGACAATCACAATCCGTTTCTCGATACTATCGATGAAAAGGCGAAAGAGGATGGTACTGCCGGGCGGATCAAAACCGTATACGCTTCGATGGATGCCCTCCCCTTTGAACAAGGACAATTCGATCTCATCTGGTCCGAGGGAGCTGTTTTCATTATCGGTTTTGAAAAGGGACTCTGGACCTGGAAACCTCTCCTGAAAAAGGGAGGTTACCTGGTTGTATCAGATGCCGCGTGGTTCGAACCAAACCCCCCGGACGAACTTGTCCAGTGGTGGGAGAAGGAGGGGTATATTCCCAAGACTGAGGATCAGCTCAGGGAACTTGTGAAGATAGCGGGGTATCGCCTCATCGCAACGTACCGGCTGCCGGAGGCCGGGTGGTGGGAGAACTACTATGTCCCGATGCTTGCCCGTATAGCGGAACTGAAAAAGGCCCACGGCAGCGATCCAGAGCATGCCGCGATTATCGATTCTCTCGAGGCTGAAGCGGAAACATACCGGAAGTACAAGCGGTATTACGGGTACACGTTCTTTGTGATGCAGAACGGGTGACGGAATCGCAAAAGTGAGCAGGGGTGCGTCATTTGAGGGGATCCCCCTTTTTTCATAACCGACCACCATTCTGAAATATCCGCAACTCCTTCCGGTAAATAACTGATACTTATGACAGACCTCAGGACTCTTGCTCTTTCCCTTGGTGCGGATTATTTCGGCGTTGCCGATCTCTCATCGACCCATGATTTTATTCTGGCGCAGGGAGGGGACCGGGTTGCCCGGTATCCACGGGCAGTTACCATAGGTATGGTGCTTCAGGACAGCCTTGTTGACCTCCTGCCGGATAAGGATCCTGCAGGAGCGATCGTGTACCATCACAACAGCTACGATGTCGTCAACCAGATGCTTGACCAGATCAGTGTCCGGGTGGCTAACGAGCTCCAGCGGGCCGGCTATAGTGCCTTTCCTGTACCGGCATCCAAGAGGACTTCCGATGAAAATATCAGCGGTATCTTCTCGCAGAAACTTGCGGCGCACCTTGCAGGTCTGGGCTGGATCGGTAAGAGCTGTCTGCTCATCACGCCGGATCATGGCCCCCGGGTCCGGTGGGTCAGTGTTCTTACCGATGCACCGCTCAGCCCGACCGGCTCTCCCTTGGAACAGCAGTGCGGTAAATGTACTGCATGTGTGGATATCTGCCCGCAGCAGGCGTTCACGGGAAGGGTTTTTTGTGAAGATGAACCCCGGGAAGCACGGTACGATGCAGCGGCCTGTGACCGGTATTTCAAAGAGCTGGAGAAATCCCGGGGTGTCGGGGTCTGCGGCCTGTGCCTGTATGTCTGCCCGCACGGAAGGAAATCCGGAAAAGGGAACCGCCAATAAGTGCAGGCCCGGTTTTTTTGATGTTATAATCGAAAAAAAAGAGTTTAAAAAGAGATTGTGAGAATCAGGTTCTCGTTAATTTCAGTATCCTGACTGCCAGCCATGCCGCGTTATCCCCATTATCCACGCCAACGCATGCGACCGGAACTCCTTTTGGCATCTGGGCAATCGAGAGGAGTGCATCCATACCGTTCAGCGTCCCGCTCACCGGGACACCGATGACCGGCTTGTCGGACTTGGATGCAATTACTCCGGGCAGGGCTGCGGAAAGGCCGGCAATCGCTATGAAAATTTTTGCATCACTTGTCTTGATATACGCATCCAGCTTGTCGGGATCACGGTGAGCGGAGATGATCTGGGTGTCGTACGACACCTTGTTCTCATCAAGGACTTTTTTGACCTTGTCCGTAATTGCTGCATCCGATGCAGATCCCGAGATGATAGCTACGTCAGCCATACTTGCCATCCAAACATATATTGTGCCTTTATAGATATACTATGAGCAGATCCACATGGAAAAAGAACTTCTCCTGATGCTGCCGGGCCCGGTCCCTATGCCTGAACGGGTCAGGCTTGCAATGATGCGGCAGGCAATGAACCACCGCAGCGCCGAGTTCGGTGCCGCGTATGCCGATTGTGTGCGGGTCCTCAAGACCGCCTTTGGAACGACAAACGATCTCATGGTCATCAGCGGCTCCGGCACGGCCGGCATGGAAGCAGCGATTGCCAACGTGGGAAAGGACAAGGAGATCGCCTGTCTCGTTAACGGGAAGTTCGGCGAGCGTATGCTGAAGATCAGCCAGCGCTACGGAAAAGCCCACGAGATCAAGTCCGAGTGGGGAACCCCCCTTGACCTTGCGGCACTGGAAGCCCGGCTGGAGCAGGGTGCGCAGGTAGTCACGCTCGTGCACAACGAGACATCCGTTGGTATCAAAAACCCGGCAGAGGAAGTAGGGAAGCTTGCAAAGAAGCACGACGCCCTGTTCATCATGGACGGCATCACCTCCATTGGCGGCGACACGGTTGAAGCCGACAAGTGGGGCGTTGATATCGCTATCACCGGCTCGCAGAAATGTTTTGCAGCACCAGCCGGTCTTGCGATGGTCTCGGTGAGCAGCCGGGCATGGGAGCGGCTCAGCAAGAACCCACCCTATTACCTCGACCTTGCCGCATACAAGAAGAGTGCCTCGGGAACTCCGATGGAGACACCGTATACACCGGCCGTCCCCCTCTTTTTAGCGCTCCGCGAAGCCTGCCTCATCATCGAAGAGGAAGGTCTTGCCGCACGAATCGCACGCCACCACAGGATGTCGGGTGCAGTGCAGGCTGCAGCAAAGGCATGGGGCCTCTCCCTCTTCCCGAAGATCGATGCAAAGCACGGGTACTCCTCAACGGTCACCGCGGTTGAGTATCCCGCGGGCGTCAAGGACGACGAGATGCGGGCGACCATCAAGAAGATGGGCATCGTGATTGCCGGCGGGCAGGATCACCTGAAGGGTAAGATCTTCCGCATCGGCAGCATGGGCGCAGTCAGCGCACCGGAGATTCTCGCTACCCTTGCCGCAACCCAGCATGCGCTGAAAAAGTCAGGATTCAAGGTGCAGGGCGATGGCGTTGCTGCAGCCTGCGAGGTGCTGGGATGAGGGTGGGCGTAGCCGATACCACCTTCTCACGCGTCAACATGGGAGCGATCGCTATCGACGAGCTCAAGAAGCACGCGAGCGTGGCGATCGAGAGGACAACGGTGCCGGGGATCAAGGATCTTCCCGTTGCCTGCAAGAAACTTATCGAGGAACGCCGCTGTGATATCGTGATAGCACTTGGTATGCCGGGCGGAAAAGAGAAGGACCGGCTCTGTGCCCACGAAGCATCGCAGGGGCTCATCACCTGCCAGCTCATGACCAACACCCACATCATCGAGGTGTTCGTGCACGAGGATGAGGCAAAGGATGGCAAAGAGCTTGCCTGGCTTGCCGAGCAGCGGACCCGCGAACATGCGGTCAATGCCGTCAAGCTCATCCTTCGCCCCCGGGACCTGGAAAATGAAGCCGGTACCGGTCAGCGGCAGGGATTTGAAGATGCCGGCCCGGCCCGCCGCTAATTCAGGGTGCCAATCCAGTACATTTGGGAACAGAAGCGTACGGGTTTATGAAGTTCAATAAAAAAGAGATGATCAGCTATGTGTGACACACAACCAATAAAACTGGGATTTGTTGTTGCGGAATTCAACCGTGACATCACGTACATGATGGAGATCGAAGGCAGAGAACACGCCGCATTCCTTGGCGCTGAAGTAACGGACTGCATCTATGTGCCGGGCGCGTACGATATGCCGCTTGCGATCAAGAAGATGCTCCAGGCCGGAAAAGTCGATGCAGTCATCACGATCGGGTGCGTAATCGAGGGCAATACGCAGCATGATGAGATCGTTGTGCAGCACGCAGCCCGGAAGATTATCGATCTCTCACTGGAATTCGGAAAGCCGGTTACCCTCGGCATCTCCGGGCCCGGTATGACCCGGCTCGAAGCGAACGAGCGGATCGATTACGCAAAACGTGCCGTTGAATCTGCAGTCAAGCTCGTCAAGCGACTGAAATGAGGCAGCTTTCGGAAAAGATTGCAGCGGTCGCTCCCTCAGCAACAATTGCGATCTCCGATAAGGCCAAGAAGATGACCCGGGAGGGTATCGACGTCATCAGCATGTCGATTGGCGAGCCGGACTTCAACACGCCAAAGCACATCATCGATGCCTGTATCGATGCGCTGCACCGGAACGAGACGCACTATGCGCCGAGCAATGGCATTCCCGAGCTCCTCACTGCCATCAGCGAGAAGGTCGTAAAGGAGAACCATTTCCCCTGCATCCCGTCACAGGTGATTGTTGCCTGCGGTGCCAAGGATGCGATCTATGAGGCGATGGAAGCCGTCATCAATCCCGGTGATGAGACAATCCTGCTCACACCCGCGTGGGTGTCGTATGAACCCTGTGTGCAGATCGCCGGGGGAAAAGTTGTCAAGCACGCGGTCAATCAAAAAACCTTCCAGCTTGACGATTCCCTGCTGGAACGGGTGAATGCAAATACCAAGATGATCGTGGTCAATTCGCCCTCGAACCCGTCCGGTGCAGTGTTTGATAAAAAATCCCTGAAGCTGGTTGCCGATCTCTGCGAGGATTTCGATCTCTACGCGATGTCCGATGAGATCTACGAGAAGCTGGTGTATGGAAAGGAGCACATTTCCCTGGCATCGCTCGGGGATATGGCGCACCGCACCATTACTATCAACGGGTTTTCGAAATCATATGCCATGACCGGTTGGAGGCTCGGCTATGCGGTGGCACCGGTTGAGATCATCCGCGAGATGTCCAAGGTGCAGCAGCACTCCGTGAGCCAGGCAACCACCTTTGCGATGTGGGGTGCCGTGGCAGCGCTCAAAGGCGATCAGCAGTGCGTGGAAGCAATGCGCCTTGAGTTTGACAAGCGGAGAAAATACGTTATCTCTGAACTGAACCTGATGGGCTATGAGACAGCACCAGCCGATGGTGCGTTCTATGCGTTTGTCAAAGTCGGTGGCGATGATATAGAGATTGCAGACCGCTGGCTCGAACAGGGGCATGTCGCTGCCACCCCGGGCAGCGCCTTCTATGCCCCCGGGTGGATCCGGCTCTCGTATGCAACCTCAATGGACCGGCTCAAAGAGGCAATGGGACGGATCCGCAGGGTTGGGTAAAATATTTTTTTATCCTCTTTCAGGGAACATTATTTTCTGAGAACCGCTAGTAACCCGGGGATCTCACGATATCCTGCTGATCCGCAGTGCAGCAGGGTAATTTTTTCTGGAGAAGCACAAAGAAGGCTTTCGTCTCATCGGTTTCATCGGATAACTGCACCCAGAAGGACTGGTCGATCATAAACTGGATTTTTTTGGCATCATAATCAAGCGTTATTGCCCTGAAAAACGTACCGCCCCGCATGGTATAGAGCTGCATTCGCGTGACCGAGGTGAGCGGGATCTCGTGGACCGCTTCTGGACGAAGAAAACCGGGGGCAACCGTGAAGATTATGCGTTTGTTCGTCAGGGCCACAATGCCGTTCGCATACCAGAAACGCGCAAAAACCTGGCTCCGTTTAATAACTTCAATCTCCTCTCTGTGCAGCAGCATAAACGAACGGGTAAACTCGTTCATCATGGCCGGATCGATATCGACCGGCGGGTTCTTTTTCACACTCCGCAGGGCAAACACCCTGATAACCCTGCCAGCCACCAGCGGAAGCACAACACAAAATACTATAATGAAAACGGCGCCACCGATAAGCTGGGTAACCAGATCCGGTTGTCGTGGGTCCCCTTCAGGCTGGGAAATATCCACGATCTGGAGGGCATTGCTGTTCTTACTCGCGACATATGCGTAATTTCCTGAAACAACAACGCCGGTCGGGAAATCCAGGGCAAGCCCCTCCATGTGCACCATGCTCCCGGCATGCCGGGGAGCGGCCGGGTCGGAGATGTTCACGACCTCAAGGGCATTGCTTTCCTTGCTTGCGATATAGGCATAATTTCCCGAAACAGCGACACCGGTCGGGGCCTTCAGGCGGGCTCCGCCTTGTCCATCGGATATGCTCCCTACGTGCACAGGAGTGGCCGGGTCGGACACATCAACGATTTCCAGGGCATTGCTTCTCTGGCTTGCGATATAGGCATACCTGCCGACAACAACAACCTCGGCCGGAGTATTCAGGAGAGCGCCGCTTTCCCCGTCGGATATGCGGCCTACAGGGAGCGGGCCTGCCGGGTTGGAGATATTCACAATCTCAAGCGCTCCCCAGTATAAGCTGGTGACGTAGGCATAGTTCCCCGAAACCCAGACACTGGTCGGGCCGGCCAGCTTCGCATGGAAGGATCCGTCTCCGACAGCGCTTTTACGGACAGGGTTTGCCGGATCGGATACATCGACGATCTCCATCATGCCACTATACGCGGAGGGGACATAGGCATAATTTCCCGACACATACACGCTGATCGGACCCTTCGGGCCCGGGTTGAACAAGTTCTCTGCTGCTCCTATGATGATGCTTCCTTTGTGTTTTGGCGAGGCTGGATTGGACACATCCACGATTTCAAGAGCATCGCTTTCGTGACTTGCGATATAGGCATAATTTCCTGAAACAAACACGTCCAGCGGCCTCTTCAAGAGAGACCCCCCGGTCCCGTCCTTTATGCTTCCGGCATGCCGGGGCCATCCCGGATTGGAAATATCAATGATCTCCAGCGCATTGCTCCCCTGGCTTACGACATAGGCATAATTTCCTGAAACGTACACCTTTATCGGGCTGTCCAGGAGAGCGCCACCGCACCCATCAGGGATTACATTGACATGGGTGGGCATTGCTGCCGCAGGACCAAGGGAGGATATCACCAGGAAAAATGCAACGAACACTAATACGGGTTTTCTCGGGAAATCGGTCATAATAACTACGGTATCCAGCAGGAACAGGCTCTTGATATTAATTGGTAAAATTATTCAATATGGTCTATCCGACATTAATTTTCCGAGAATTTCGAATTACCCCCGAATTTCTAAAGATTGACAGATTTCCAGTGAACTAATCCATATTCTGGATAGGATTTCGCCCCGGGTATCTGCTGCATGTTCTCGTACCGGTTCTGTTACATCTCCATGACATTAATATATCCGGACAGGATGAAACCTGATGAAGGGACGTTGCCTCCCGCTGGCTCGAACAGGGGCACGTTGCTGCCACCCCGGGCAGTGCTTTCTATGCCCCCGGGTGGATCCGGCTCTCCTATGCTACCTCAATGGACCGGCTCAAAGAGGCGATGGGACGGATCCGCAGGGTTAGCGGGAAATAATATCCCCTTTATTCCCCAGTCCTGTTTTTTTACGTTTTTTTCCACCAGATCTTTGCGAACGTGGAATCTCCTGATATGACAATCTCTGATCCTTCTGTCCGGATCAATGGTCTGAGATAGTCATCCAGTATCTTTTCCTGTTCCGGTCCCGTGACATTGAACCGCTTCCGGAAAAAAGCAGTCATCTCGTCCGTTGTCGTAAACCAGTACTCTTTTTTGAGCGGTAACATCTCGACGTTTGGATAGATTCCCATCTGGTACAGGACCCCAAAAAGGCAGTCTGCCTTTGGCCCGGGATGGTAGGGCTGTCCGTGGAGTGACCCCCAGAGATCAGCATACATCCGTTCCCAGAACGGCATATCCACAAACCAGAAGAGGTACACAGAACCCCGCGAGACCGCATCCATCTTCCGGAGTGCGAGCCGGATGTCTTCCATAGTAAGCGAGAGCGATGCGATCACCACATCATACTGCCCGGAAAGATCGCTTGCGGGGATGATATCCTCCCAGCGTTTGCGGACAATGGTAATATTGGAGATGCCCTCCTGTTTCATCCGCTCGCTCATGATTGTCGTCATCCCTTCCCCCGGCTCTATTGCAGTAATCTCCCTTACTCGTGATGCAAGGGGAATCGCAAGCGTGCCCGGCCCCGCACCAATATCCAGCACCCGGGACTCTTTTGTTATATCCAGGCCATCGATTGTGGTTATGATACGTTCGTCATATTCACTGCGGGACGTGGAATCGTATCGTTCAGCATTCTCCCGCTTGTTCCAGTTATGCGAGGGGTCATCGGAATGCTTTGATGATTCGTGCAGGACCTGTCGTGCCTTCCAGATCCCATTCCAGTCAGGATCAGGACAGGGGGGTATGGGTGCCGGGCTCATACGATCCAGTATGTACGCAACCGGTTAAAAGGTTCTGTTAAAAGAAAAATTTGGATTAGGTAATTATTCATGCCTGAGCGCATCGATCGGGTTGAGATTTGCAGCACGCCACGCCGGGTAGATCCCGCAGATGAGGCAGATGATGATGCCAAACGTCATACCGTACGCGATGTGGATCAGGCTTGAGGGAACGAACAGGTACTTTGTGGTCTGGAGCATCAGGCTGCTGATGGCATACCCTCCCAAAAGGCTCAGCAAGCCCCCGATGATACTGCCGATAACGCCTAAAATCGCTGCCTCATAGAGGAACATCGCCATCACTTCTTTTCTCTGCGCCCCGATACTGCGCATGATGCCGATCTCCTTGATCCGTTCCGTTACCGACATCATCATGATGTTGAGGATGGATACACCGGCAACCAGCATGGAGATCCCACCGATTGCGGATACGAATGTCGTGATCTGGCCGAATGCCTGGAAGATGGTCTCCATGGTCTTCCGGGTGTCCATTACGTCCACCGTGGTGTCCCTCCGGTTCATCTGTTTCTCTATGGCGGCTTTTACACTGGCAATCTCATCGAGGTTCTTGACCTTTACGACAACCTTATCGTAATCGTTCCGGTTATAGGTGGTATCGAACCAGTCCTTGGTGACGACAATGGCAGAGTCGGTGCTTACGTCGAAAGCCATGCCCCGTTCCTCGATGATACCGGTCACTCTCAGGGTGCCTTTGCTC of the Methanomicrobiales archaeon HGW-Methanomicrobiales-1 genome contains:
- a CDS encoding class I SAM-dependent methyltransferase, translated to MALSEFFYQIFESLPRQGPGCPGATRKAFSYLPPLPKDANILDIGCGSGTQTRGLAALTSGTITAVDNHNPFLDTIDEKAKEDGTAGRIKTVYASMDALPFEQGQFDLIWSEGAVFIIGFEKGLWTWKPLLKKGGYLVVSDAAWFEPNPPDELVQWWEKEGYIPKTEDQLRELVKIAGYRLIATYRLPEAGWWENYYVPMLARIAELKKAHGSDPEHAAIIDSLEAEAETYRKYKRYYGYTFFVMQNG
- the purE gene encoding 5-(carboxyamino)imidazole ribonucleotide mutase, which encodes MADVAIISGSASDAAITDKVKKVLDENKVSYDTQIISAHRDPDKLDAYIKTSDAKIFIAIAGLSAALPGVIASKSDKPVIGVPVSGTLNGMDALLSIAQMPKGVPVACVGVDNGDNAAWLAVRILKLTRT
- a CDS encoding aminotransferase, encoding MEKELLLMLPGPVPMPERVRLAMMRQAMNHRSAEFGAAYADCVRVLKTAFGTTNDLMVISGSGTAGMEAAIANVGKDKEIACLVNGKFGERMLKISQRYGKAHEIKSEWGTPLDLAALEARLEQGAQVVTLVHNETSVGIKNPAEEVGKLAKKHDALFIMDGITSIGGDTVEADKWGVDIAITGSQKCFAAPAGLAMVSVSSRAWERLSKNPPYYLDLAAYKKSASGTPMETPYTPAVPLFLALREACLIIEEEGLAARIARHHRMSGAVQAAAKAWGLSLFPKIDAKHGYSSTVTAVEYPAGVKDDEMRATIKKMGIVIAGGQDHLKGKIFRIGSMGAVSAPEILATLAATQHALKKSGFKVQGDGVAAACEVLG
- a CDS encoding aspartate aminotransferase gives rise to the protein MRQLSEKIAAVAPSATIAISDKAKKMTREGIDVISMSIGEPDFNTPKHIIDACIDALHRNETHYAPSNGIPELLTAISEKVVKENHFPCIPSQVIVACGAKDAIYEAMEAVINPGDETILLTPAWVSYEPCVQIAGGKVVKHAVNQKTFQLDDSLLERVNANTKMIVVNSPSNPSGAVFDKKSLKLVADLCEDFDLYAMSDEIYEKLVYGKEHISLASLGDMAHRTITINGFSKSYAMTGWRLGYAVAPVEIIREMSKVQQHSVSQATTFAMWGAVAALKGDQQCVEAMRLEFDKRRKYVISELNLMGYETAPADGAFYAFVKVGGDDIEIADRWLEQGHVAATPGSAFYAPGWIRLSYATSMDRLKEAMGRIRRVG
- a CDS encoding ABC transporter permease encodes the protein MIFWEIAKRNIRIHLLRSSLAMLGIVIGVVAIASMGILGNSMVLSVSDSLKTVGDSVIVTPHAGGSTRGFGGGGGGSTSLTLSEQDFQQIKRVSAPNVAIPVLQTSDRMKLGVGSDDIVAAIYGLDPDDVPDFLKLQEGGYSRGNSGCLVGSTFAKDNNVKVGSRIAIGTDGSKGTLRVTGIIEERGMAFDVSTDSAIVVTKDWFDTTYNRNDYDKVVVKVKNLDEIASVKAAIEKQMNRRDTTVDVMDTRKTMETIFQAFGQITTFVSAIGGISMLVAGVSILNIMMMSVTERIKEIGIMRSIGAQRKEVMAMFLYEAAILGVIGSIIGGLLSLLGGYAISSLMLQTTKYLFVPSSLIHIAYGMTFGIIICLICGIYPAWRAANLNPIDALRHE
- a CDS encoding 6,7-dimethyl-8-ribityllumazine synthase, which produces MCDTQPIKLGFVVAEFNRDITYMMEIEGREHAAFLGAEVTDCIYVPGAYDMPLAIKKMLQAGKVDAVITIGCVIEGNTQHDEIVVQHAARKIIDLSLEFGKPVTLGISGPGMTRLEANERIDYAKRAVESAVKLVKRLK
- a CDS encoding class I SAM-dependent methyltransferase, which codes for MSPAPIPPCPDPDWNGIWKARQVLHESSKHSDDPSHNWNKRENAERYDSTSRSEYDERIITTIDGLDITKESRVLDIGAGPGTLAIPLASRVREITAIEPGEGMTTIMSERMKQEGISNITIVRKRWEDIIPASDLSGQYDVVIASLSLTMEDIRLALRKMDAVSRGSVYLFWFVDMPFWERMYADLWGSLHGQPYHPGPKADCLFGVLYQMGIYPNVEMLPLKKEYWFTTTDEMTAFFRKRFNVTGPEQEKILDDYLRPLIRTEGSEIVISGDSTFAKIWWKKT
- a CDS encoding epoxyqueuosine reductase, with product MTDLRTLALSLGADYFGVADLSSTHDFILAQGGDRVARYPRAVTIGMVLQDSLVDLLPDKDPAGAIVYHHNSYDVVNQMLDQISVRVANELQRAGYSAFPVPASKRTSDENISGIFSQKLAAHLAGLGWIGKSCLLITPDHGPRVRWVSVLTDAPLSPTGSPLEQQCGKCTACVDICPQQAFTGRVFCEDEPREARYDAAACDRYFKELEKSRGVGVCGLCLYVCPHGRKSGKGNRQ
- a CDS encoding riboflavin synthase, whose product is MRVGVADTTFSRVNMGAIAIDELKKHASVAIERTTVPGIKDLPVACKKLIEERRCDIVIALGMPGGKEKDRLCAHEASQGLITCQLMTNTHIIEVFVHEDEAKDGKELAWLAEQRTREHAVNAVKLILRPRDLENEAGTGQRQGFEDAGPARR